In one Roseburia intestinalis L1-82 genomic region, the following are encoded:
- a CDS encoding glycoside hydrolase family 130 protein codes for MGNVKMISPAVPNMPWQERPEKIVNAPVWRYKENPIIGRNPVEGVARIFNSAVIPYEGKFIGVFRGEQTNGIPYVYLGRSEDGIHWDFDKDKVRFVDEEGNDFMPVYAYDPRLVKVEDTYYIIWCGDFYGAAIGMAKTKDFKTFTRIENPFLPFNRNAVLFPRKVNGNFLMLSRPSDSGHTPFGDIFISESKDLTYWGKHRHVMGRGNEWWESLKIGGGAAPIELEDGWLLFYHGVSGTCNGYVYSIGGAILDKENPSIVKYRCTDFLLTPEEWYEERGFVPNVCFPCATIHDSATGRIAIYYGAADSYVGLAFTTADEIISYIKEHSVTGESDTEIGRR; via the coding sequence ATGGGAAATGTAAAAATGATCAGTCCGGCAGTGCCGAACATGCCGTGGCAGGAGAGGCCGGAGAAAATCGTAAATGCGCCGGTGTGGCGCTACAAGGAGAATCCGATTATTGGAAGAAATCCGGTAGAAGGGGTGGCAAGGATTTTTAACAGCGCAGTAATACCGTATGAAGGAAAATTCATCGGCGTATTCCGTGGGGAGCAGACGAATGGAATCCCGTATGTTTACCTGGGAAGAAGCGAGGATGGTATTCATTGGGATTTTGACAAAGACAAGGTACGTTTTGTGGATGAAGAAGGCAATGATTTTATGCCGGTATATGCGTATGATCCAAGGCTTGTAAAAGTGGAGGATACCTATTATATCATCTGGTGTGGGGATTTTTACGGTGCAGCGATCGGAATGGCAAAAACGAAAGATTTTAAGACATTTACCAGAATTGAAAATCCGTTCCTGCCGTTTAACCGGAATGCTGTACTTTTTCCGCGCAAGGTAAATGGAAATTTCCTGATGCTGTCAAGACCTTCCGACAGCGGACATACCCCGTTTGGTGATATTTTTATAAGTGAGAGTAAAGATCTTACCTATTGGGGAAAACACCGTCATGTGATGGGACGCGGCAATGAATGGTGGGAGTCCTTAAAGATCGGAGGAGGAGCAGCACCGATCGAACTTGAGGATGGATGGCTGCTGTTTTATCACGGTGTCAGTGGAACCTGTAACGGATATGTATATTCGATTGGCGGGGCGATCTTAGACAAAGAAAATCCATCTATTGTAAAATACCGCTGCACCGATTTCCTGTTAACACCGGAAGAATGGTATGAGGAACGTGGATTTGTTCCAAATGTCTGTTTCCCGTGTGCAACGATCCATGATTCTGCAACCGGAAGGATTGCCATTTATTATGGGGCAGCGGACAGTTATGTCGGTCTTGCATTTACAACGGCAGATGAGATCATTTCATATATAAAGGAACACAGTGTGACAGGGGAATCTGATACGGAGATTGGAAGAAGATAA